Genomic window (Verrucomicrobiia bacterium):
TCCAGCCCCTGATTTACGCTTTTGCTGAAACCGGCTTCCAAGGTGTAAACCTGTCCGGGCTTGATATGCGTATTTTGCTGGCGATGGGCGAACTCATACCGATTCAGCAACGAAAGCGCCCAGGTTTTATCCTGATCCAGATACCAGGTGCCGCCGAAGGTCAGCATGTGTGACCAGAACCCTTTGGCGATGACATCGGGCTTGTTTAATTCGAAGTCGCCGCTCGGCGCCCAAATGGCATAGCCCGCGGCCAGATCAAATTGCTGGAAATGCCAGGACAACAGCAGCGGCTCAATTTGCAGGTCGCCCAGACCAAAGTCGCTGTCGGAGGCGCCGCCGACTTTCCAGTTCAACTGGCCGAAGGGCACGATGACATCCATGCCGTAGTTCGCGCCCAGGATTTCCAGATCGGTCATCCAGATCAGACGCGGCGCATTGACGTAAGCCGCAATGTGCATGTCCACCGGCACGTCCTTAAACTTGTCCGCAGTGTAAAACATGCTGTAGTCGCGGAAATACACACCGGGTGGTGGTAACGATGCAGCTTTGATCCCTTCCGCCCCGGCGGGGTAGTGTCCCGCGACAATGGGTTGGGCCAACGCTGTGGAAATCCCGCTGAACAGGGCCATGCCGCCGAGCGCGAGACAACTGGGGATTAGTTTGGATTTTATCATGATTTTAATGTGAGGTTAAACGTCCTGGAGTTTGCCACCGAAATAACTCTCATACGCGGTCAGATCCAGCAGGCCGTGTCCGGAAAGATTGAACAACAGGACCTTCTTTTGGCCGGCCTCGCGACAGCGTTGCGCTTCCTGCACCACGGCCGCGATGGCGTGCGAAGATTCGGGTGCGGGAACGATGCCCTCGTTGCGGGCGAACAGAACGGCCGCCTCGAACGCTTTGGTCTGGTGATACGCCTCCGCTTCGATCAGCCCCAGATGCAGGGCGTGGCTGACCATGGGGGACATGCCGTGATAACGCAGACCGCCCGCGTGAATGGGCGGCGGCATGAATTTATGTCCCAGCGTGTACATCTTCAGCAGGGGGGTGGTTTCCGCCGTGTCACCGAAATCATAACGCAACTCGCCTTTGGTCAGAGTCGGACAGGCGGATGGCTCGACGCCGACGATCCGATACTTTTTACCTTCCTTGATTTTTTTATGCAGGAACGGGAAAACGAGACCGGCAAAATTGCTGCCGCCGCCACAACACCCGAAGATCGCGTCCGGCTCCTCACCGGCCATTTCCATTTGCTTGATGCTTTCCTGACCGATGACCGATTGGTGCAGGCAGACGTGATTCAGCACGCTGCCCAGGGAGTATTTGGTGTGCGGATGCTTGACCGTATCCTCGATGGCTTCGCTGATGGCGATGCCGAGACTGCCCGGACAATTCGGGTCTTCAGCCAGCAACTTGCGCCCGTATTCGGTTTGGTTGCTCGGGCTGGGATGCACCGTTGCGCCCCAGGTCTGCATCAACATGCGGCGGTACGGCTTCGTGTCATGGCTGATCTTGACCATGTACACATTACATTCGAGACCGAAGAAACTGCAGGCCAACGCGAGGGATGAACCCCATTGGCCCGCCCCCGTCTCGGTCGCCAATCGTTTGGTGCCGGCTTCCTTGTTGAAAAACGCCTGCGGGACGGAGGTGTTGACCTTGTGACTGCCCGCCGGACTGGCGCCTTCGTATTTGTAATAAATATGCGCGGGAGTTTGCAGCGCGCGCTCCAATCGGACGGCGCGCAACAGCGGTGTTGGCCGCCAGAGCGCATAGATTTCCCGGACGGGTTTCGGGATTTCCACCCAGCGTTCACCAGAGATTTCCTGCTCGATCAGATTCCGCGGGAAGATGGCTTCCAGCGCGTCGGGCGGCATTGGCTCCTTCGTGCCGGGATGCAGCGGTGGCGGCAACGGCTCGGGAAAATCCGCGTTGAGGTTATACCATGCGGACGGAATGTCCGCTTGCGTCAGGGCGAAGTTTGTCGTTTGGCTCATAAGTGTTCTATGTAAAGTTTGCCTGAATGATCAGCTCACGCATCTCACTGGATGGGCCAAGAATAATTAGAAGCCGCCGCGCAATGCAACTCTTTACCGCAGTTCCGCGGATAAATTTGTCTTGAGCGCGGTCAAGACTTTTTCGTGTGCGGTATTGACTTCCGCTTCGGTCAGGGTTTTGTCGTTGCTGCGATACGTCAGCGCGTAGGCGACGCTTTTCCGCCCTTCGGGAACGTTCTTGCCACGGAACACGTCAAACAATTCGACCGTTTCCAAGTGGGCCGCTTTCGCGCGCTTGACGGTTTGTAAAACCTCATCGTGCGTCACAGCTTCCGGGACGAACATGGCCACGTCGCGGCGACTGGCTGGATATTGCGGCAACGCTTTGAATGATTTGGCGGGATTTCGTCGCGCAAGCAATTGATCCAAATTCAATTCCGCCAGCAATACCGCATTTCGCAAATCATATTGTCTGGCCAGAACCGGAGACAACACGCCCAATTCGCCCAACGGCAATTTCCCTCCGAGCGTGAGGGTGGCCGACTCAAGGAATAGATTCGTGGCGGTCTCGCGCCGAGTGAAAACGACGCCGCGCAGGCCGAGCTGTTCGAGCAGTTCTTCCACCAAACCTTTCAGATCGGTGGCGTCCAGCGTCGCGTCGCGTTCGGCGCCGCTCCAAAAGTTGGCCGCGCGCCGGCCCGTTAGCGCCAGGGCAATCCGGCGCTCTTCGCGCGCGGCGTGGTCGCGCTTAAAAAACACCCGTCCGATTTCGAACAACTTCACCTCGTGATTCTGACGGGCCACGTTGTGTCGCAACGAGTGCAGCAATCCGGGCAACAAACTCGGGCGCAACACATCCATGTCGGAACTGAGCGGGTTGGCCAGCGCGACGATCGCGTCTGCCGGTACGTCGCGCACTTCCGCCCGCGCAATCAACGTTTGCCCCTGCGCTTCGTCGAGGCCGAGGCCGGTGAGCAGTCGCCGCGCCTCGCTGATCTGGTCGTGGATGGAATCAAACGTGTTCGTGCCAATGGCGCCGCGTGGTGGGGTGGCGGGTGTTTTTTCCAGGCCATGCAGACGCTCAATTTCTTCAATCAAATCCGTTTCGCGTTTAACATCCACGCGCCAGCTTGGTACCGTGAAAGCGGCCGCGTGGTCGGTCTGATTGCTCACGGCAAATCCCAGCTTGCTCAGAAATTCGATTTGTTGCGCGGCGGGAATCGTGATGCCCAACAGCGCATTCGTGCGAGCGAATCGCAAAGTGACCGGCGCTTTGGCCGGCGTTTGCGCTCGAACCTCAACCACACCCTCGGCTAATTGGCCTCCTGCCGTTTCCAAGATCAGTTGCGCCGCGCGCTGACTGGCCCAATCGCAGATGTTTTCGTCCGCGCCGCGTTCGAAGCGGTAGCTGGACTCGGTGCGTAACCCCAGTTGTTTGCCGGTGTGCCGGATTTGTGTCGGCGTGAAGTACGCGCTTTCCAGCAGGACATCCACCGTCTGA
Coding sequences:
- the pheT gene encoding phenylalanine--tRNA ligase subunit beta — protein: MKVTLNWLKQYVDFNWTVEAAVEQLTMLGLEVEGVQKLSGSFDGVVVAQVITREKHPNADKLSLCRVNDGTGERQIVCGAQNFKAGDKVPLILPGAALPLKPGEKTPHHIKVGKIRGVESQGMMCSPQELGLTDDAEGLLILRADAVVGQSFDEYLGRSGGDVVFDLEVTPNRPDLNSVIGIAREIAAVVGTQLKLPTVQLPDAVPGATAPTVASLVRVRVESPDACPRYTARVIKGVKIGPSPDWLKNALERIGLRSISNVVDVTNYVMLETGQPLHAFDYHLVAKNSDGQPTIVVRRANANEKFQTLDDQEHTLTEAMLLIADEQKGIALAGIMGGANTEINDQTVDVLLESAYFTPTQIRHTGKQLGLRTESSYRFERGADENICDWASQRAAQLILETAGGQLAEGVVEVRAQTPAKAPVTLRFARTNALLGITIPAAQQIEFLSKLGFAVSNQTDHAAAFTVPSWRVDVKRETDLIEEIERLHGLEKTPATPPRGAIGTNTFDSIHDQISEARRLLTGLGLDEAQGQTLIARAEVRDVPADAIVALANPLSSDMDVLRPSLLPGLLHSLRHNVARQNHEVKLFEIGRVFFKRDHAAREERRIALALTGRRAANFWSGAERDATLDATDLKGLVEELLEQLGLRGVVFTRRETATNLFLESATLTLGGKLPLGELGVLSPVLARQYDLRNAVLLAELNLDQLLARRNPAKSFKALPQYPASRRDVAMFVPEAVTHDEVLQTVKRAKAAHLETVELFDVFRGKNVPEGRKSVAYALTYRSNDKTLTEAEVNTAHEKVLTALKTNLSAELR
- a CDS encoding transporter, with protein sequence MIKSKLIPSCLALGGMALFSGISTALAQPIVAGHYPAGAEGIKAASLPPPGVYFRDYSMFYTADKFKDVPVDMHIAAYVNAPRLIWMTDLEILGANYGMDVIVPFGQLNWKVGGASDSDFGLGDLQIEPLLLSWHFQQFDLAAGYAIWAPSGDFELNKPDVIAKGFWSHMLTFGGTWYLDQDKTWALSLLNRYEFAHRQQNTHIKPGQVYTLEAGFSKSVNQGLDLGLIGYYQQQTTKDSGATATNKRDRKFGVGPEINAFWPDAKLFVSLRYAYEFGAVERPEGRLFTLTLTKLF
- a CDS encoding TrpB-like pyridoxal phosphate-dependent enzyme is translated as MSQTTNFALTQADIPSAWYNLNADFPEPLPPPLHPGTKEPMPPDALEAIFPRNLIEQEISGERWVEIPKPVREIYALWRPTPLLRAVRLERALQTPAHIYYKYEGASPAGSHKVNTSVPQAFFNKEAGTKRLATETGAGQWGSSLALACSFFGLECNVYMVKISHDTKPYRRMLMQTWGATVHPSPSNQTEYGRKLLAEDPNCPGSLGIAISEAIEDTVKHPHTKYSLGSVLNHVCLHQSVIGQESIKQMEMAGEEPDAIFGCCGGGSNFAGLVFPFLHKKIKEGKKYRIVGVEPSACPTLTKGELRYDFGDTAETTPLLKMYTLGHKFMPPPIHAGGLRYHGMSPMVSHALHLGLIEAEAYHQTKAFEAAVLFARNEGIVPAPESSHAIAAVVQEAQRCREAGQKKVLLFNLSGHGLLDLTAYESYFGGKLQDV